In Nymphaea colorata isolate Beijing-Zhang1983 chromosome 10, ASM883128v2, whole genome shotgun sequence, the genomic stretch AAAACTGAAAAGCAGTTTCTTGTTGTAGTTTGTTCTCGATTTATGATTGGCATAAAAAAGAACGAAATTTCGGGAGTTTTTGTCCATCATTCATGGATTGTTGCTCGGCGGATGCCATTTTTATTGTCGGTGGCTGCTTGCTATCGACCCTCCGGTTCTTCTCTGTGAATGGAGGGAATTGTTAGTTTTGATTGATCTTGAAGAACTGAACTGCGGCTCTCCTTATTTTAGGGAGGAAACGGTTGTTTCTTTTCCGTGGCACTTTCGAGTTTGTAATTTTGTAActctattttaaataaaaattgaattttagaGGAGTTGTAACTGCTTGCTTTGGAAGAACTGAATTGCTAATAGTTGATGGTTTTCTTGCTCTTGCGTGCTTGAGCACACGATGTCTGAGGCATTTAGACTTTCTGAGCAATGTCTACTTTTGAGAATCCTTCTCCTAGATCGTGTGTCACAAATTTTCCCTATTCGTTGGACAATTTGGTCCTACTTGTTGAAATCTTTTCTTGTATGCATTCGAAAGTTTCAGTGCCCTTTACTTCTTTTGTACTATTTGACCACTAATATGAACGAGGCCATTTAATGGCTCGGTAAGATGTTCTCCCCTACGAATATAGGTATGGTGCCACAATATATGCATTTGAATTTCTTGTTTAGTCATCACTGACATTAATCGTATGTCTAATTGAGTTTCTTTCTTCCCCTGCAGCTGTTAGAAGTGCTACTTTTACTTGCATCTATCAATGTGATTGGATGGGGAGTCGCAGGTAGAAGCTTTGATTGTCGACCAACACCTGTTACCAAATTTAGGCCACACAGAGTCACCATAACTGAATTTGGTGCTGTGGGAGATGGGATCACCCTTAATACAAAGGCATTTGAAAATGCCATGTTTTATCTTAATTCATTTTCTGATAAGGGGGGTGCTCAGCTTTTCATTCCACCAGGGAGGTGGTTGACTGGAAGCTTCCATCTCATCAGCCATCTCACAGTGGTACTGGACAAGGAAGCTGTAATTCTTGGGTCAGAGGTGAGGACTTGGCCTGTACCCTATCAACTTTGACATTTATAACTTGGTATCTCACTGCAGTGATTGTATTGAGATGTATGATCATCATCAAGCAAGTCACAGATTGCTTAATCATATTATGCACATGTTAGGAGTTTTGCGCTGCTCCAGAATGTTTCAGGtattttatgtaattttgtAGGATTCAAGTGATTGGCCAGTCATTGATCCATTGCCTTCATATGGTCGAGGTAGAGAGCTTCCTGGTGGAAGGCATAGAAGTTTGATATATGGATTTAACCTTACAGATGTCGTCATAACAGGTGGGTTTAATTCCACAAAAATTCTACTTTactgattttgtttttgatgTTGAGGAGAGTAACGATCATGAGATTATTGCGGGGTGAAAAGTAAACTAGGTGGAAATCTGATTTTTCCTGCTCTAACTCTGTCTTTTGATGCTCCCATGTCCAAGGTGATAATGGAACGATCAATGGACAAGGCAGTGTTTGGTGGAGCTGGTTTCAGAACAATACTCTTGATTACACTCGTCCCCATCTAATTGAATTGGTGCACACAGATGGGGTGGTCATCTCGAACCTAACTCTTCTGAATTCACCATTCTGGACCATCCATCCTGTATACTGCAGGTTTGTTTAGCAGAAatgtttcttttgcaaattatatacaagttttctgaaaaaaattttaTAGTTCAGTGCAAAATTGGAGTTGTAGGTGATACTTGAGATTATTTTTGCTGGTTGAACAGCCAAGTCCATATTAAGCACGTCACTATTACTGCTCCTCATCACTCACCGAACACTGATGGAATCGACCCTGGTAATTAATAGTAAACTTATATTTCAATGTCTTGTTCTTCTGTTCAGTTTCTATTTTCTGATGGTTGTGCACAATGCCATTGCATTTTATGTTCACACTTTTATGGATGGTTTACAGCTGAAACAATTTCATCTTGTGGCACTGCTTGTAATAGGTACCATGATGATTATTTCCAAGTGTCCTTCTTGGTTAAGAAGTTGCAGCTTGTTCCCTTGCATCTAAAACATCAGTTTTCTTAGCTTTCACTTTCTTAGTGGTGTCTTAAATGATCTTGGCTGCTAAATTTTATCAAATCCGATCATTATAAGTATCAATTTGATAATGTATCGAACTTCTAATGTTTGATCAACTTTCGCTTGCTGAAGCTGTAGGCTTCATCTATTTTGGGGACGTTTCATGCTTTCAAAATCAGATGCTTGTATGAATCAAATAATTTTTACCAGGTTGTGTTGCATAAGTTTTACCATGAGTTATGCATGTACAAAATGTTCATGTGTCTATTATTATTCAAGTACAAGAATAGTTAAATTTAATGTATGGTCGTATAGGCGCTGTGAAATATTTTTACTGACAAGCATGAATAACCATTGTCTCTTCACTTATGCCAGAAGTTGGTTAAAATTCTTGCTTAGGCTCTGTGTTTATATCATGCATGCAGTCTAACTTTGGCCAGCCAAGTGAAGCTTATGCTCTATCAAGCAAgttccatagtcacaaataacgtcttggagttttaaacggcgaggtttttctcgggtataatacggcgagcttgaaaaaaacagaaaaaatacggtaaattttaaaaaattttaaaaacctaagaatggaagaaaaataaaataagtgagaaactaataacacaaacatcacaagataagtagatttgcaataagtaaaaaatagaaaatgaaaaaaaaactctttggcattaaaaaaagtggaaaaagtgaaaaaaaagtgaaagaaacgcaaaaaaaaaagcgttaaaaatgtgtttttttcgtttttaatgtttttttcaaaaaatatgtttttttaaagttttaaacggccatttaatttatcacgtttttttttcacgttttttttttcgaaaaaaaaacacgttttttttaacTATCTCTATGCTCGGCAGTACACTAAGATGCTTGAGAAATACAAGACAAAGCAACAGATACtgtcaaatattttattaatgtgTTGCTTGTCTGCAAACATAGGTCAGATTACCATATCCATATTGGATTCAGTTTCCAATATGCTACCATTGACCTGCTAATGTACCGAGCAAAATGGTGGTTAATGCTGAACTGTATACTCCTTGAAAACAAGGTCGAATGTCCAAATCCACatgtgaaaaaagaagaattgtCGAGATTGGATGTGTAAATGTGATTCTCTAACCCCTTTATTTTTGAAGGGTATGGACCATTCATCTTCATCCCTTATAAAATTTGATCCACATCTGTTttcaatgattttcttttaatgcaGACAAATTTGGACATTGGATTCTAAATGGtttgatttcaaaaaattggcCAGTCAGCCAATGAAATTGGATGGTCAAATTCTTGGACCCTATatattgtcacaaatattggtgtttaaagaaaatgcaaaaaagagaaaataaaggaaaacaagaaaattgtgGAAATTGccccaaaatgaaaaatattgcatctttttttgattttttgagaaaaagtgTTTTGCAATAAGTTTAACGTTTTTAGGTTTCCTTTAAGATTTTCATAACtgtcttgaatttttttcaatttcattggaaaagaaagtagaaaaataaaatttcataattttttgtattatatatattttaaaaaattttggattCCCAAGATTTTCTCGAGAAAAATAACATTCTGAATAATATTTGATAGAAACCTCGCTGATAAAAACCTGAGAACAATGTACATATTTGCACAAAGGCTGAATTAATATCTAATATTGTGCCCTTTGTGCCACAAGGCATGAAAGCCCATTGTTAGCAGCATGTGTTGGTTCTACATTGGTAAGGTCCACATAATTTCATGCTTCTTTTCTGAACTGCCCTTTTGTTTTAGAAGACATGCAAGTCTTCTCAAATGACAGACGTTGGCTGTCATCTATATGTTAATAAGTGCATCTCACTGCACCTCTTCTCAAAGTTCTGCTTTGTGGTTATTTTCTAATAGATTAAGACATGCTGAACCCAGGAAAAGTGTCAGATCTTGATTAAGATTCTGTCTTCTTGTTAGGGGGTAGCTTTCACTTTTAGTTAACATGCTGAAAATGCTTTCCACGTACTTGAAAACCTAGGAAGAAgattatttttctgcatttgttCTCTAATGGGTTGTTTCAATGTGGTCAACCTTCATACTAAAAGTTGCTAGGAACTAGCTGAAGTTGGAAAATGTGTAACTTTCTTGCTAAATTACGAGGCTAGGCAAGCAAATCATGTGAAGAGATGCACTCAGTTGAAACAATATTCTtcttataaataaatataaatgaacCTATTTTCTTGTAAGGCAGAAATACATTCAGTTTGCAGATTCCTTAGACTGAAATTCTCCTGTCCAATCACTATGCACTGTTTGTGTGCCATGAACCATTGAAAAATAGATGCACATAGAATCTTTGCTTCCCTTCTGCATTATAGACAAAAGATGAACTAAATGCATTCAAATGGTTCTGAGTTTATTATCTACCATTTGGAAATCATGGCAGTTTACGTCTGTTTTATTGCTATTTTCAACCAAACTTAGGGCATTGAGATTGTGTGTAAAATTTTAAGCATGCGAGCAACTGCTTTTCCTATGAAGTGTTTCTACCAACTTATGAATTTTTACAGCCTATGGTTGATAAGTGGACTGCAAAGGTCTCACACATGGGCATGCATGTTTGTGGATGTCCATCACAAACGGTTGCTAATACATCTTCTCTTCAGATTCATCTAGAGATGTCTGCATCGAGGATTGTTACATTAGTACTGGTGACGATTTGATATCCATCAAAAGTGGCTGGGACGAATATGGAATTGCCTATGCCCGCCCTAGTTCCAACATAGTGATAAGAAGAATCAGTGGAGAGTCTGGAAGAAGCTCAGGCATATCACTAGGAAGTGAGATGTCAGGTGGCATATCCGAAGTTTATGTTGAGGATGCACACATTTTCAACTCTGTCAGAGGGATAAGAATAAAGACTTCCCCAGGCAGAGGTGGTTTCATAGAGAACGTATACATCTCTAAAGTGGTTATGTCGAATGTAAAGACAGCTTTGAGTTTCACCAGTCATTATGGTGAGCATCCGGATGAGAATTACGACCCAAATGCTCTTCCAACTATAAAGAAGATCACATTCAATGATATAAGTGGAAATAACATCATTTATGCAGGCTTTATGGAGGGCATTGAAGGAAGCGTTTTCCTTGATATCTGTTTGTCCAACATCACCCTCAATGTTATGTCACATTCCCCCTGGAACTGTTCTTACATCCTCGGGTACTCTGAATTTGTTTCTCCCGAACTATGTCAGCCTCTGAGTCAGAAAATCCCCACAGATTCTACTTGCTATGTTCCAAAAGATTTGTCGCCCCAAGTCTCGCACGCCAACCGTCTGATCAGCACTATTTTTGGGTTTGTGTGGGTTACCTAATCTCATTCTGGTGAAAAATTGCCTGTTGTTACAGTTTcattctttaatatatataaaagaatgattTGTTTGCATTCCATGTGAagtataagagagagagagagagaatgtatTGTGCCGTGCGTGCCTTTGTTTCTGCAACAAAAGTAGCTGCCACGAGTTTGGACGTTCCAACAACAGGCCATGAAACGCCACATTCACCAAAAGTCCGTTTTAGAATTTGCAGTGTAGGACTGCATTGTCATCCTCCCATGCCTACCGGCAATATTTTCCTACTGGCTTTGACCTTGTGTTACGGTAAAAGGTACGCCAATTTTCTTCAACTTAAGGCCGTTCACTGGAAGCAGGTTTCATGTCCAACCCTTTGGCATCATTGACTTTCAGAAATTTAGAAACCCAGACCCCTACGGATCGTGGATCCATGTCCTTGTGTCATTTTTTACCGTGCCAAACAGAACCCTGGAAGAAGAATAGCAGCTCAAGTCTCATGCGCAGGAAGGAAAATGCACTAGGTTTTAAGCTAGAACTCCACAGACTCGCAGTGACCGGACGCCATCAAGAGCACATTGAAggaataacatgcaaaacatagCACGAAGCtgtgaaaaatatacaaatttgCTTGATTGTTTTCTGCAAAGGAGCCTCTAATGTTCAAAGTACACAGAATTTTCTCACCTCACGAGCAGCCATAGATGTCTGCCATGACCCATATTTTCAACATGGAGTGAATTTCATGAATGGTATGGCACACCCTTCTGATTCTTTCTCTAAGAATGAGAGTTAACGATTTATACATTAACCACCATAGAGTTAATGATCCA encodes the following:
- the LOC116262532 gene encoding probable polygalacturonase, with the protein product MHINHSFWGSKGSAESETRVHKSRGGTSRRHMKGSTSLLEVLLLLASINVIGWGVAGRSFDCRPTPVTKFRPHRVTITEFGAVGDGITLNTKAFENAMFYLNSFSDKGGAQLFIPPGRWLTGSFHLISHLTVVLDKEAVILGSEDSSDWPVIDPLPSYGRGRELPGGRHRSLIYGFNLTDVVITGDNGTINGQGSVWWSWFQNNTLDYTRPHLIELVHTDGVVISNLTLLNSPFWTIHPVYCSQVHIKHVTITAPHHSPNTDGIDPDSSRDVCIEDCYISTGDDLISIKSGWDEYGIAYARPSSNIVIRRISGESGRSSGISLGSEMSGGISEVYVEDAHIFNSVRGIRIKTSPGRGGFIENVYISKVVMSNVKTALSFTSHYGEHPDENYDPNALPTIKKITFNDISGNNIIYAGFMEGIEGSVFLDICLSNITLNVMSHSPWNCSYILGYSEFVSPELCQPLSQKIPTDSTCYVPKDLSPQVSHANRLISTIFGFVWVT